One Anastrepha obliqua isolate idAnaObli1 chromosome 6, idAnaObli1_1.0, whole genome shotgun sequence DNA window includes the following coding sequences:
- the LOC129250453 gene encoding uncharacterized protein LOC129250453, protein MSQATTLSSNITDVTAAPANLAVAPSSSAAANHTAAMSYPVASNSIAPGNSLLMLETCAANSAAAPQLASMAHHENLNAGIVYGTPSAPNTAHAMPSGRLLLQGNPPISPAHSINSVGSQGLRRRAELIQERSEILRQREALLREEHSFLDRIDAMGFDDDLDDGQCTVPRFSTSAHDSGPHSTQIIQPPPNFITPFNIAASGANNFTNTGSAPDDVNLISGSNAQQPGGGLTGSVLQCLLDRIQSLEQQVHRYSTLNRGYSPPQPQPAQTTLPTAGHVNSLSFGASTSRRLSRDQIASRNSLAKELPKYDGKPTEWPLFYAAYNQSTEVCGFSDDENLIRLRQALEGPARNAVKNLLLHSSCVPQIIATLQMRFGRPELIISVLQRQIYELPSPSESQLESIVDFAVEVQNICATMSASGLTSHLNNPDLEQKLVSKLPGLLPAYWGMHKQSLPICNLQHFSDWLFLLAQGANSVIVPKESTKVRKRGAINYHFNAGLTRSQKWGIVRKLKLCHRCLKGHPTAGCKSTAPCNVNSCTRNHHPLLHNAELAAKDAPNNGKGVTTMRAVNVNMHNVGQGSTIFRVLPVVLHSGERSVSTYAFIDDGSSLTLIDEELLNKLNIKGTPQPLCLRWTGDTHRYEDESVVVDLAISAKNGNKKFGLKGVHTVKKLDLPLQSINAAKLQSKFQYLKRLPLESYSNAVPQLLIGLNNAALGSPIKSLYGRENEPIAEKSKLGWTLKGQASSTNHDAAHPVFHICDCSAQAELVKITKSYICLDNLGVSAKSSALMSKEDEFAMVQLQQHTVRVGNRYRTSLLWKHPKMQLPNSLPMALFRAKCLLKKMQRDPNLAEVLQQKIDDYIQKGYARRMTPVDSAVERYWYLPVFAVINPNKPGKVRLVWDAAAKVDGISLNTMLLKGPDLTTPLLSVLFKFRQKRIAMSADIAEMFHQVQVREQDQNFMRFLWYEQNANEPTTFVMTVMTFGATCSPSCAQYVKNKNAEEFREEFPGASQCIIENHYVDDMLVSVDTEEEAIKLARDVRHVHAMGGFHIRNFLSNSSRVLAALNGSPTDALCLDFENEQPTEKVLGMWWVTSSDHFAFRVSSKYKNSDLLLSQRRPTKREVLSLVMTIYDPIGLIGFYVVYAKVILQEIWRAGCDWDDPIPDDQFAKWLRWIKLIPKIENLRIPRSYARVKFDDTPKIELHTFVDASESSYAAVCYLRYSHGNSIDCMMIASKTRVAPLKLLSIPRLELKAALLGARLAKHIIESHSIHLDSSVYWSDSRTVLAWLYADHRRYKQFVAFRVSEILELTDVSEWRWVPTAANVADEATKWNGDPDFSNDSRWFSGPSFLYLPCDEWPVSNGPQNISTEELRPQFIGAHCRIPEQLLMVPKPERFSTWDRLLRATATTLYCARIWLSVVRDNQVLRSVATTDDFRKAENFLWRKAQQDIFNDSIISLSVGKAVDKSSKIFKLSPYLDDDGVLRIDGRVKIIGRTDPVLLPNNHHITNLIINHFHVKYHHVNSETVVNEIRQHFWILKLRIAVNRIRRSCQVCKNRSAQPRPPRMACLPTARIAQFCRPFSYVGVDYFGPLLVTVKRSTEKRYGVLFTCLTTRAVHLEVAYSLSTDSCILAVRNFMARRGSPLEIWSDNGTNFKGAERELKSAFTLVDQNRLTRTFTSAATNWHFIPPASPHMGGAWERLVRSVKDVLQQILTSNCPNDEILHAALMEVEMTVNSRPLTYIPIDHEEEEALTPNHFLLGSSNGVKPIAEPVTEGVLMRRNWRTSQNLADAFWRRWVTEYLPTITRRTKWFEDVKAIKVGDIAYIVDPNNPRNSWPKGKVIGVRTSADGRVRSATLQTICGIYERPAAKIAVLDLKSSVHPNRQDIPGGSVTNSLAARSG, encoded by the coding sequence ATGTCGCAGGCTACTACATTGTCTTCGAACATAACCGATGTGACCGCTGCGCCGGCTAATCTCGCCGTTGCGCCTAGTTCCAGTGCCGCCGCCAATCACACCGCGGCAATGAGTTATCCCGTTGCATCCAATTCGATCGCTCCGGGCAACAGTTTGCTGATGCTGGAAACGTGTGCCGCTAATAGTGCAGCTGCCCCACAACTAGCCTCGATGGCGCATCACGAAAATCTGAATGCTGGTATTGTATATGGAACTCCCTCCGCGCCTAATACAGCGCACGCCATGCCATCCGGTCGACTACTGCTCCAGGGAAACCCGCCGATTAGCCCCGCTCACTCCATTAACTCTGTTGGCTCGCAAGGGCTTCGCCGTCGAGCTGAGCTTATACAGGAGCGAAGCGAAATTTTACGACAGAGGGAGGCTTTGTTAAGAGAGGAGCATAGTTTCTTGGATCGCATAGATGCAATGGGCTTTGACGACGACCTAGATGATGGACAATGCACTGTACCTAGGTTTTCAACTTCCGCGCATGATTCAGGTCCACATTCAACGCAAATTATACAGCCACCTCCAAATTTTATTACACCTTTCAACATAGCTGCTTCCGGTGCCAATAATTTTACCAATACTGGCTCTGCCCCGGACGATGTCAATTTGATAAGTGGATCAAATGCCCAGCAGCCAGGAGGGGGTCTAACAGGATCTGTTCTTCAATGCCTATTAGACAGAATACAGTCACTCGAACAGCAAGTACACAGATATTCGACACTCAATCGAGGATATTCTCCGCCACAACCGCAACCGGCACAAACTACTTTGCCAACAGCTGGGCACGTTAATAGTTTATCTTTCGGTGCCTCGACTTCTCGACGCTTGAGTAGAGACCAGATTGCTTCTCGTAACAGCCTTGCTAAAGAGTTGCCGAAATATGATGGCAAGCCAACTGAGTGGCCATTATTTTATGCCGCATATAACCAATCGACTGAGGTTTGTGGATTCTCGGACGATGAGAATCTTATAAGACTGCGGCAGGCATTGGAAGGGCCAGCACGGAATgcagttaaaaatttattgttgcaTTCCTCTTGCGTGCCCCAAATTATTGCTACCCTTCAAATGCGATTTGGACGACCAGAATTAATTATCAGCGTTCTACAGCGACAAATTTATGAGCTTCCATCACCGTCAGAGAGTCAGCTGGAATCGATCGTCGACTTCGCCGTAGAAGTGCAGAACATCTGCGCAACAATGTCTGCGTCAGGCCTGACCAGCCATTTGAATAATCCCGATCTCGAACAGAAGCTGGTTTCGAAATTGCCTGGGCTACTACCAGCTTATTGGGGAATGCATAAGCAAAGTTTACCGATCTGTAATTTACAACATTTCAGTGATTGGCTTTTTCTACTAGCACAAGGCGCCAACTCTGTTATCGTGCCAAAGGAGTCAACAAAGGTGCGCAAACGGGGCGCAATTAATTATCATTTTAATGCGGGATTGACACGTAGTCAAAAATGGGGAATTGTTCGCAAGTTGAAACTTTGTCACCGATGCTTGAAGGGCCATCCTACAGCCGGTTGTAAATCGACTGCACCTTGCAATGTTAATAGTTGCACCCGAAATCACCATCCTCTGTTGCACAACGCAGAGTTAGCTGCTAAAGACGCTCCAAACAATGGCAAGGGCGTAACTACAATGCGGGCGGTCAACGTTAACATGCACAATGTGGGCCAAGGCAGTACCATTTTCCGTGTCCTTCCCGTAGTTCTACACTCAGGCGAACGGAGTGTATCAACATACGCTTTCATAGACGATGGTTCGTCGCTCACCCTTATCGACGAAGAGCTGCTGAATAAGCTAAATATAAAGGGCACACCACAACCACTGTGCCTGCGCTGGACTGGTGATACACATCGGTATGAGGACGAGTCTGTGGTTGTCGACTTAGCCATATCAGCTAAAAACGGTAATAAGAAATTCGGGCTTAAAGGCGTTCACACAGTCAAAAAGCTTGACCTGCCTCTTCAATCGATTAACGCTGCTAAACTGCAgtccaaatttcaatatttgaaaaggTTGCCTCTGGAGTCCTATTCAAACGCGGTACCACAACTATTGATTGGTTTAAACAACGCTGCGCTTGGTTCTCCAATCAAATCTTTATATGGCCGTGAAAATGAGCCAATAGCAGAGAAGTCCAAACTCGGATGGACATTGAAAGGACAAGCATCAAGTACAAACCATGATGCGGCGCACCCTGTCTTTCACATTTGCGACTGCTCCGCACAGGCTGAACTCGTTAAAATTACTAAATCGTACATTTGCCTCGATAATTTAGGCGTGTCAGCTAAATCTTCTGCATTAATGTCTAAAGAGGACGAATTTGCTATGGTGCAGCTACAACAACACACTGTGCGAGTTGGCAATCGATATCGAACCAGCTTATTGTGGAAGCACCCTAAAATGCAGCTACCCAATAGCCTACCAATGGCCTTATTTCGAGCGAAGTGTTTGCTGAAGAAGATGCAACGCGACCCTAACTTGGCTGAGGTGCTTCAGCAAAAAATTGATGATTATATTCAAAAGGGGTACGCTAGACGTATGACACCAGTCGACAGCGCCGTTGAAAGATACTGGTATCTACCGGTTTTTGCAGTAATTAACCCCAACAAACCAGGCAAGGTGCGCTTAGTCTGGGACGCAGCCGCGAAGGTTGATGGTATATCCTTGAATACCATGTTGCTCAAAGGCCCAGACCTAACGACCCCATTGTTGTCGGTGTTGTTTAAATTTCGACAAAAGCGAATCGCCATGTCGGCCGATATTGCTGAGATGTTTCACCAAGTTCAAGTCCGGGAACAAGATCAAAATTTCATGCGTTTTCTTTGGTATGAACAGAATGCCAACGAGCCAACTACATTCGTGATGACTGTTATGACCTTTGGGGCCACATGTTCGCCCAGCTGCGCTCAATATGTCAAGAACAAAAATGCAGAAGAATTTCGTGAAGAGTTCCCTGGTGCTTCGCAGTGCATAATAGAAAACCACTACGTAGACGATATGTTAGTTAGCGTGGATACTGAAGAAGAAGCTATTAAGTTAGCGAGAGATGTGCGTCACGTACATGCGATGGGAGGTTTTCacataagaaattttttatcgaattcAAGTCGTGTGCTAGCCGCCCTAAATGGCAGCCCCACTGATGCACTATGCCTTGATTTTGAGAACGAGCAGCCAACTGAGAAGGTACTAGGCATGTGGTGGGTTACCTCTAGTGACCACTTCGCCTTTCGTGTATCATCCAAATATAAGAATTCTGATCTGTTACTTTCTCAGCGGCGACCTACCAAGCGCGAAGTTTTGAGCTTGGTTATGACTATATACGACCCAATTGGGCTGATAGGTTTCTACGTTGTATACGCCAAAGTTATCTTGCAAGAAATATGGCGAGCTGGATGCGACTGGGACGACCCAATTCCAGATGACCAATTTGCGAAATGGCTGCGGTGGATTAAGCTTATTCCAAAAATAGAAAACCTAAGGATTCCACGTTCTTATGCGCGAGTCAAATTTGACGATACACCTAAAATAGAGCTACATACCTTTGTAGATGCAAGCGAAAGTAGCTATGCAGCTGTATGCTACCTACGATACTCACATGGTAATTCAATCGACTGTATGATGATCGCCAGTAAAACCAGAGTGGCTCCGCTTAAATTATTGTCCATACCTCGCCTGGAACTAAAGGCAGCACTGTTGGGAGCTCGCCTTGCTAAGCATATCATTGAGTCGCATTCTATCCACCTTGATAGCTCCGTATACTGGTCAGATTCACGAACGGTATTAGCCTGGCTGTATGCTGATCATCGCCGCTACAAACAGTTTGTGGCTTTCCGAGTTAGTGAAATTCTAGAACTTACCGACGTCAGTGAGTGGCGCTGGGTGCCAACTGCAGCAAACGTTGCTGACGAAGCCACCAAATGGAATGGTGATCCAGATTTTTCTAACGATAGCCGATGGTTTAGCGGACCATCTTTTTTATATCTTCCGTGTGACGAATGGCCCGTGTCTAACGGACCGCAAAATATTTCAACAGAAGAACTCCGTCCTCAGTTTATTGGAGCTCATTGTAGAATTCCAGAACAACTTCTTATGGTGCCCAAACCTGAGAGATTTTCTACATGGGACCGTCTCCTCCGAGCAACCGCCACGACCTTGTACTGCGCTCGTATTTGGTTAAGTGTAGTGCGAGACAATCAAGTCTTACGTAGCGTTGCCACTACCGACGATTTTCGTAAGGCAGAAAACTTTCTTTGGAGGAAAGCCCAGCAagacattttcaatgattcaatAATATCTTTATCGGTTGGGAAGGCCGTTGACAAATCtagcaaaatattcaaattatcaCCCTATCTGGATGACGATGGTGTTTTGCGAATAGATGGCCGAGTTAAAATAATAGGGCGCACGGACCCAGTTTTGCTGCCTAACAATCATCACATTACGAACTTAATTATAAATCACTTTCATGTCAAATATCATCATGTGAACTCGGAGACAGTCGTCAACGAAATTCGGCAACACTTTTGGATTTTAAAACTTCGCATCGCAGTTAATCGAATTCGACGCAGCTGTCAGGTATGCAAAAACAGAAGCGCTCAACCACGTCCACCTAGAATGGCTTGCTTACCTACAGCCCGCATCGCACAATTTTGTCGTCCATTTTCCTATGTAGGGGTTGACTACTTTGGTCCACTTCTGGTCACGGTTAAAAGGAGCACCGAAAAGAGATATGGGGTATTATTCACCTGTCTGACAACCAGAGCGGTGCATCTCGAAGTGGCATATTCGCTTTCTACAGACTCCTGCATTTTggccgtacgtaattttatgGCGCGTAGAGGGAGCCCATTGGAGATATGGAGTGACAACGGCACAAATTTCAAAGGCGCTGAGAGGGAACTGAAATCTGCGTTTACGCTCGTAGACCAAAATCGATTGACGAGAACTTTCACTTCGGCCGCAACCAACTGGCATTTCATACCACCCGCGTCTCCACACATGGGCGGAGCATGGGAGCGGCTAGTTCGCTCAGTCAAGGACGTCCTACAACAGATATTGACATCTAACTGTCCAAATGACGAGATTCTTCATGCTGCTTTAATGGAGGTGGAGATGACAGTTAACTCGCGACCGTTGACTTATATTCCTATTGACCACGAAGAAGAAGAGGCACTAACACCCAACCACTTCCTATTAGGCAGCTCCAATGGTGTTAAGCCGATTGCAGAACCAGTTACTGAGGGCGTCCTAATGCGTCGTAACTGGCGAACATCACAAAACCTTGCGGACGCGTTCTGGCGACGTTGGGTCACCGAATATTTGCCCACCATCACTAGGAGAACTAAATGGTTCGAAGACGTTAAAGCAATAAAAGTCGGAGATATTGCATACATAGTTGATCCAAACAACCCAAGGAACTCTTGGCCCAAGGGTAAGGTAATTGGCGTGCGAACGAGTGCCGACGGAAGGGTTCGAAGCGCTACTCTTCAGACAATCTGTGGAATCTATGAAAGACCTGCTGCTAAAATAGCCGTTCTAGATCTGAAAAGCTCGGTACATCCTAATCGGCAGGATATACCAGGGGGGAGTGTTACGAACAGTCTGGCAGCACGGTCGGGATAG